GATGGGCGACAAGCTGTTTGCCCTTCCGTGGCGGGCGCTGACGCTGGACCCGGTGCGCAAGTGCTTCGTGCTCGATGCAGACAAGCAGCGCTTCGAGCAGGCCCCGGGGTTCGACAAGGACCATTGGCCCAGCCTGTCCGAGGTGGACGGCATGGGGCTGGAGGTGGCGTCCTATTGGGGCACTGCCGTTTACTGGGAATGACCCAAGGAGGACACGATGAGAACCCGTACGTTGTTCATGATGTCGGCGCTGGCCGTCAGCCAATACGCGCTGCTCACCAAGTGGGCGTCGCCGCGTCGGCGCAGCCTGCGACTGGCCGCGGCGGCCCAACCGCAGCCCGAAGCCGTCCAGACCTGGGAAGACGAGGGGGGCGGGTTGCCGCTGACCGGCGCCCAGCTTTCGCCGGACATTCCGGTGCGGCCGCAGAGCACGCTGGGCCAGGACGGCTGACCCCCTTGCGTGAAAGGGCCACCGGGCAGGCGTCCGGTGGCCCTTTGTGCGTCAGCGGTTCGGGTTGGCGAAGCGGCCGTCTTCCTGCGAGAAGACGAGCTCGACGCGGCGGTTCTGCTGGCGACCCGCGGGCGTCTTGTTGTTGGCCACCGGGCGGGCTTCACCGAAGCCCTTGGTCTCGATGCGCTCCGCGGGGATGCCCATGCCGACCAGGGCCTGCTTGACCGAGTCGGCGCGGCGCTCGGAAAGCGACTGGTTGCTGGCGTCGCTGCCGGTGCTGTCGGTGTAGCCTTCTACAATGATCTTGCGCTCGGGAAACTGGCTCATGACTTGAGCCAGTTTTTCCAGGCGGGCCTTGCCGCCTTCGCGCAGCTCGGCGCGACCGACGTCGAACAGCACATCCTGCAGCACCATCACCATGCCGCGGTCGGTGGGCTTGGCGGCCATCTCGCGCAGAGCCTGCTCCAGCAGGCGGGCCCGCTCGGAGGCCGATTGGGCGGAGGCGCCGGCCGAGCGTGCCTGCGCTTCAGCCTGACGGGCACGTTGAGCCTGCGCTTCGGCTTCTGCCTGGGCGCGTGCGGTGCCCCCCCCGGCTACCACGCGGTCGGCGGCGTACTGCGCGCCCACGTTGAGCGCGACCTGGGCCTGCTGGGCAGCCAGGTAGGCCAGGTGGCGGGTCTCACGTTCGTCGCGTTCGTCGGCCCAGTTCTTTTCGGCGGTCTGCAGTCGGCGACGTGCGCGCTCGAGCTCGAGCGGCGCGCCTGCCGCCACGTCCGGGCTGGTGCTCGCTGTCTGGACGAGTTGACGGGCCTGCTCCAGCTCGGCGTTGCGCGGCGGCGTCGTCTGGCAGGCGGCCAGGGTCAGGGTGGCCACGCCGGCCAGCAC
This is a stretch of genomic DNA from Aquabacterium olei. It encodes these proteins:
- a CDS encoding OmpA family protein; the protein is MSTRLPSSLPPYRPQRLWAVLAGVATLTLAACQTTPPRNAELEQARQLVQTASTSPDVAAGAPLELERARRRLQTAEKNWADERDERETRHLAYLAAQQAQVALNVGAQYAADRVVAGGGTARAQAEAEAQAQRARQAEAQARSAGASAQSASERARLLEQALREMAAKPTDRGMVMVLQDVLFDVGRAELREGGKARLEKLAQVMSQFPERKIIVEGYTDSTGSDASNQSLSERRADSVKQALVGMGIPAERIETKGFGEARPVANNKTPAGRQQNRRVELVFSQEDGRFANPNR